In Sparus aurata chromosome 2, fSpaAur1.1, whole genome shotgun sequence, a single genomic region encodes these proteins:
- the cep295 gene encoding centrosomal protein of 295 kDa isoform X9 — translation MKRKVARLRLSPNEEARIIREEHERRRKLRIQQVREQQRDIALQIRREVERRRQRELEKLEEELRADWERQQREKLNALQKLYEESLQLLGQGHRSAKENEPDLAAIAQKEVENHIKAEERYREALKELKSQKLKDHEKQTQSINARKKALQTEKERAAKVASLPPPPPNPIQQNIDYKKLHVVKKSDVSAFAATHYHMSGRTVDREVDMEQPDAHEEAELEARRLQELQREEKQRREEQLEKARLRGKQALKREHLVQDRERLLVELEHMQQTDLLRRRQQVSQMPAQIFQPLYKRQETREDFQREMEFAFEDMYTGERRVKGDLVVQLVPEPLPALSTGSQDRELDVTVDEDATPGTENTQHDTEQEAESAEMETSAQVELSRPAPRKALKKLLDRIRTQRNHWAESNSDVPAADSQTAISDQIPERDMTIDTGSLTSEEKEQQPTTAPAAMETTEQSAAAETLHPDFANRIQEFEEERKKREEELEREKQQQVLLLQELETQKAKLEQMLLEARQEREHLKAAVTQEVPIIKPPEVPVHDQEISSVSSGPATELVPPPGEDDHTRRIREYQQRLLEQNRVHQRSVEVARQRLDEYQRALQIRYNMTATKMPLAVVPPAVVPPGLFHPPLQNTRPVHLPAPLPLFTPPSVPAYIHPKPQPFVEVPTRESDISASPPHLPSSSLRVCSRLQGAEAESVSDSLRNQRPDVSAWLTENIMERVTGHLPDRVRPSSATKEPHKPIMTHHSASIPLQPATDPVRVFSSSITDTTPLVQSRAVIRPATSPHDSLYAASLNPRDDDMERQRWELQEVQRRVMEQREAMVLQQRQQEEERQRQELQEVQRRVMEQREAVVLQQRQQEEERQRQELQEVQRRVMEQREAMVLQQRQQQEERQRREGEMTHMKQQKETLQALIQTDAPPPEAASDELVSENINQTRLKLLASLLKAIEESNGGTLSHLEDRQEREDSSQQLSSNSDPVSQGDVPVGPPPALVLPSALLPPRAAKPPVTRVKLGIMGMTEQHELSAIQEAETTINSSQITGLEESARVPPHNVDWDPHEESESSVASDRTLPTPSSSSSEQRTAVRRAAPGSSSERSSYLVWRERLLMGAGTSPESSESDLVRRMISPLSSDSGRGADYSGPAVTICRSPTESAHRPRDSDCLSSTSISTGSYITTDPEQNADKSPPLAHLEERRAAVSLDVSSSPSGQSFGVEESSAAVHPGVNVESLFNESSIQQIIDRYTRELNFSLSATGKTAADGRGSFVEELDFASVSQQSLVQVSERRGEDETSAVSPTLPSNAAEAQRSRQEWDETVNPILEHFSGEDRSLQDSFRPLIGQLTDQSSCLAADHRDSAMERLVGQPSAHSSVIGQLPGVPVPPVSLDQGGWDSTLSRMIGRLSHQSSSHWLSGGQDFYAGQLIGQMVSERSTSWFDGEPEESRMRPLVGELDESAGQHSGSSGDRTRVALGVSTEASVPSYPALPPEASSHSASVPDVDRHSQDRTLQNRTSQTDLGPERTEVFPGSDSFHPLLAEVTHNETADASTTFHLPEHNVPESPEGQRAGSVSTSPEARDDSSESESSPERLRAEQPSSCVTTSPALDQSLTQLVTSQNHPPDVELTALSLSNLTVCDDAPAASVSQPEEPFSESEQSLNLRSDVPVLEIMEAAGEKGILEQSEITLVSLTDTTLQDPETTITDEDELQEDKHPAGAREEGQEGNETEQGSESALTDETPEEKNQTQPVTLLEIQWVPDGGLQEVFQQKRRALIQRSTHRIEEIKAKRALSKTRPESREKSKDSQPVSCKSKTKSKGGRAEQNQTTETSGLKQKKPQLPPSVKDSRLKKVDEIKICTPEQRRLDVSEMHQRTQRLYEQLEEVKRQKAIRSRREASAQNRLKAKEFHKKTLQKLRAKQQ, via the exons atgaagagaaaagttGCTCGTTTAAGACTCAGTCCTAACGAGGAGGCGAGGATAATACGAGAGGAACAtgaaaggaggaggaaactgCGCATACAGCAG GTGCGGGAGCAACAGCGAGACATCGCGCTGCAGATCCGCAGAGAGGTTGAGCGGAGACGACAGCGTGAgctggagaagctggaggaggagctgagggcgGACTGGGAACGACAGCAGAGGGAGAAACTAAATGCACTGCAGAAATTGTACGAGGAGAGCCTCCAGCTTCTCGGTCAGGGACACAGGAGTGCCAAAGAAAAT GAACCCGACCTGGCAGCCATTGCTCAGAAGGAGGTGGAGAACCACATCAAAGCAGAGGAGCGTTATCGAGAGGCACTGAAGGAGCTCAAATCCCAGAAGCTTAAAGACCATGAGAAACAGACCCA ATCTATCAATGCCAGGAAGAAGGCCTTACagacagaaaaggaaagagCAGCGAAAGTGGCGAGTCTCCCTCCGCCTCCCCCGAACCCCATCCAG CAGAACATTGATTACAAGAAGCTACACGTAGTAAAGAAATCTGACGTGAGTGCGTTTGCTGCCACACATTACCACATGTCTGGGAGAACAGTGGACAGAGAGGTAGACATGGAGCAG cctGATGCTCATGAGGAAGCTGAGCTGGAGGCGAGGAGGCTGCAGGAGttacagagggaggagaagcagaggagagaggagcagctggagaagGCTCGTCTCAGAGGGAAGCAGGCTCTGAAGAGGGAACATCTCGTGCAG GATCGCGAGCGGCTTCTTGTTGAGCTGGAGCACATGCAGCAGACAGACCTGCTGAGGAGGAGACAGCAGGTGTCACAGATGCCTGCTCAGATCTTCCAGCCTCTCTACAAGAGACAGGAGACGAGGGAGGACTTCCAGAGGGAGATGGAGTTCGCCTTTGAGGACATGTACACTGGAGAGAGGA GGGTTAAAGGGGACCTGGTGGTCCAGCTGGTACCAGAGCCTCTGCCAGCTCTGTCCACAGGCAGCCAGGACCGAGAGCTGGACGTCACGGTGGATGAAGACGCCACACcgggaacagaaaacacacagcatgaCACTGAGCAAGAAGCTGAGAGTGCCGAGATGGAAACATCTGCTCAAG TGGAGCTCTCCAGACCTGCTCCTCGAAAGGCGTTGAAGAAACTCCTGGATCGCATCAGGACTCAGAGGAACCACTGGGCTGAAAGCAACAGTGACGTCCCTGCAGCCGATTCACAGACCGCCATCTCTGATCAGATCCCAGAGCGAGACATGACCATCGACACGGGTTCTCTGACCAGCGAGGAGAAAGAGCAGCAACCAACAACAGCACCTG CAGCGATGGAGACGACAGAGCAGTCGGCTGCAGCAGAAACTCTGCATCCTGATTTTGCCAACAGAATCCAAGAATTTGAAGAAGAACGGAAGAAAAGG gaagaggagctggagagggagaagcagcagcaggtgcttTTGCTTCAGGAGCTGGAAACACAGAAGGCCAAACTGGAGCAGATGCTGCTCGAGGCCCGGCAGGAGAGAGAACACCTGAAGGCTGCTGTGACCCAGGAAGTGCCTATTATTAAACCACCTGAAGTACCTGTTCATGACCAGGAGATCTCCTCCGTCAGCTCTGGACCAGCCACTGAG CTCGTGCCTCCTCCAGGTGAAGACGACCACACCAGGAGGATTCGAGAGTATCAACAGCGGCTGTTGGAACAAAACAG AGTTCACCAGAGGTCAGTGGAAGTTGCTCGTCAGCGCCTGGATGAATACCAGCGAGCTCTACAGATTCGTTACAACATGACGGCCACAAAGATGCCGCTTGCC GTCGTCCCGCCTGCTGTCGTCCCTCCTGGCCTCTTCCACCCTCCTCTGCAGAATACTCGGCCTGTGCATCTtccagctcctctgccactCTTTACACCTCCATCAGTGCCTGCATACATCCACCCCAAACCACAACCTTTTGTGGAAGTTCCCACGAGAGAGTCTGACATATCGGCTTCACCTCCACATCTTCCCAGCTCAAGTTTGAGAGTTTGCTCGAGGTTGCAGGGGGCTGAagcagaatctgtttcagacaGTCTTAGGAACCAGAGACCAGACGTCTCTGCCTGGCTGACAGAAAACATCATGGAGAGAGTGACGGGGCACCTTCCAGACAGAGTGAGACCCTCCTCAGCCACCAAAGAGCCTCACAAACCGATCATGACTCATCACTCAGCCAGCATCCCGCTACAGCCAGCCACTGATCCCGTCAGAGTTTTTAGCTCGAGCATCACAGACACGACACCTCTGGTTCAGAGTCGTGCAGTGATTCGGCCTGCGACCTCTCCACATGACTCCCTTTACGCTGCGTCCCTGAACCCCAGAGATGATGACATGGAAAGGCAGAGATGGGAGCTGCAGGAGGTCCAGAGACGGGTGATGGAGCAGAGGGAGGCGATGGTGCTGCAGCAGAGAcaacaagaagaggagaggcagagacaggagctgcaggaggtcCAGAGACGAGTGATGGAGCAGAGGGAGGCGGTGGTGCTGCAGCAGAGAcaacaagaagaggagaggcagagacaggagctgcaggaggtccagagacgggtgatggagcagagggaggcgatggtgctgcagcagagacaacaacaagaggagaggcagagacggGAGGGAGAGATGACTCATATGAAGCAACAGAAGGAGACGTTACAGGCTCTGATCCAAACTGATGCACCA CCTCCTGAAGCGGCCAGCGACGAGTTGGTTTCAGAGAACATCAATCAGACCCGCCTTAAATTACTGGCGTCCCTGCTGAAGGCTATAGAGGAGAGTAATGGAGGAACTCTGTCACATCTTGAAGACCgtcaggagagagaggactcgTCCCAGCAGCTGTCCTCTAACAGCG ATCCTGTCTCTCAGGGTGATGTTCCTGTTGGACCTCCCCCAGCGTTGGTCCTCCCGTCAGCACTCCTCCCTCCTCGAGCAGCAAAGCCTCCAGTGACGCGTGTCAAGCTGGGCATCATGGGAATGACCGAGCAACATGAGCTCAGTGCTATTCAGGAGGCGGAGACGACGATCAACAGCAGCCAGATCACAG GACTTGAAGAAAGTGCGAGGGTCCCCCCACACAACGTGGACTGGGATCCACATGAAGAATCAGAATCTTCCGTGGCCTCTGACAGAACTCTGCCGACACCATCTTCATCCAGCAGCGAGCAGCGGACCGCCGTAAGACGAGCCGCCCCCGGGTCGAGCTCAGAGAGATCCAGTTATctcgtctggagagagaggctgCTGATGGGGGCCGGAACGTCTCCAGAATCCTCAGAGTCCG ACTTGGTCCGGAGGATGATCTCGCCTCTGTCCTCTGACTCTGGGAGAGGAGCTGACTACTCCGGTCCTGCAGTCACAATCTGCAGATCCCCCACAGAG tCTGCACACAGGCCTCGTGATTCTGACTGCCTCTCCTCCACCAGCATCTCCACTGGCAGCTACATCACCACCGATCCTGAGCAAAACGCCG ATAAATCTCCTCCCCTCGCACATTTGGAAGAAAGGCGAGCGGCGGTTTCACTCGACGTCTCCTCTTCTCCGTCCGGTCAAAGCTTCGGTGTGGAGGAGAGCTCGGCTGCAGTTCATCCTGGTGTCAACGTCGAGTCTCTGTTCAATGAAAGCAGCATCCAGCAGATTATAGACCGATACACAAGAGAGCTGAACTTCTCCCTCAGCGCCACCGGGAAAACAGCAG CAGACGGTCGAGGCTCGTTTGTGGAGGAACTCGACTTCGCTTCAGTCTCTCAGCAGTCGCTGGTTCAGGtctcagagaggagaggggaggatgaAACCTCTGCAGTCAGTCCGACTCTTCCATCGAACGCAGCAGAAGCACAGAGGAGTCGTCAG gAATGGGACGAGACGGTCAATCCGATCCTGGAGCACTTCTCAGGCGAGGACCGATCACTCCAGGACTCTTTCCgtcctctgattggccagctgaCAGACCAGTCCTCCTGTCTGGCCGCTGACCACAGAGACTCGGCCATGGAGCGGCTGGTCGGTCAACCGTCGGCTCACTcgtctgtgattggtcagctgccAGGCGTGCCGGTTCCTCCAGTGAGCCTGGATCAAGGCGGATGGGATTCCACTCTGAGTCGGATGATTGGTCGACTCTCCCATCAGTCCAGCTCTCACTGGCTGAGCGGCGGGCAGGACTTTTACGCGGGtcagctgattggtcagatggtGTCGGAGCGCTCGACCTCGTGGTTTGATGGTGAGCCGGAGGAGAGCCGGATGAGGCCGCTGGTTGGGGAGCTGGATGAGTCTGCAGGTCAGCACAGTGGAAGCTCGG GTGACAGAACTCGTGTGGCTCTCGGTGTTTCGACTGAAGCCAGCGTGCCGTCGTACCCAGCGCTGCCTCCTGAAGCCTCGTCACACAGCGCCTCTGTTCCAGATGTGGATCGACATTCACAGGACCGGACTCTGCAGAACCGGACCAGTCAAACAGACCTGGGCCCAGAGAGGACTGAAG TGTTTCCCGGCTCCGACTCATTCCACCCTCTGCTGGCTGAGGTCACACACAACGAGACCGCAGACGCCTCCACGACGTTTCACCTGCCTGAACACAACGTGCCTGAATCTCCTGAGGGGCAGCGAGCCGGCAGCGTTTCCACGTCTCCTGAAGCTCGCGATGACTCGTCTGAGTCTGAATCGTCTCCTGAGCGTCTGAGAGCCGAGCAGCCGTCCAGCTGTGTGACGACTTCCCCCGCCTTAGATCAGTCCTTGACCCAGCTCGTCACCTCCCAGAACCATCCTCCTGATGTGGAGCTGACGGCTCTGAGTCTGTCAAATCTAACCGTGTGTGATGATGCACCTGCAGCGAGCGTGTCGCAGCCAGAGGAGCCTTTCAGTGAGTCTGAGCAGAGTTTAAACCTGAGGAGTGACGTTCCTGTGTTAGAGATAATG GAAGCCGCTGGTGAGAAGGGAATCCTGGAGCAGTCGGAGATAACATTAGTGAGCCTGACGGACACGACACTGCAGGACCCAGAGACGACGATCACAGATGAAGACGAGCTTCAGGAGGACAAACATCCAGCTGGAGCGAGGGAGGAAGGACAGGAAGGCAACGAGACGGAG CAGGGATCAGAGTCTGCGTTAACGGACGAGACTCCAGAGGAAAAGAACCAAACACAGCCAG tgacgCTGTTGGAGATTCAGTGGGTTCCTGACGGAGGCCTGCAGGAGGTTTTCCAGCAGAAGCGCAGAGCTCTGATCCAGAGATCCACACACAGGATCGAGGAAATCAAGGCCAAACGAGCTCTTTCCAAGACTCGacctgagagcagagagaagtCTAAAGACTCTCAGCCGGTCAGCTGTAAGTCAAAGACCAAGTCCAAGGGAGGACGGGCCGAGCAGAACCAAACCACTGAGACATCTGGACTCAAGCAGAAGAAGCCCCAGCTGCCTCCTTCAG TAAAAGATTCCAGACTGAAGAAGGTGGACGAGATAAAGATCTGCACACCAGAGCAACGAAGACTTGATGTTTCTGAGATGCACCAGAGAACTCAGAG ACTGTacgagcagctggaggaggtgaagcGTCAGAAAGCAATCAGGAGCCGACGGGAAGCTTCTGCACAAAACAGACTGAAGGCCAAAGAGTTCCACAAG AAAACGTTACAGAAACTTCGTGCCAAGCAGCAGTGA